In Rhodoferax koreense, a genomic segment contains:
- a CDS encoding universal stress protein: protein MYQRILVPVDGSSTSDAGLAEAIRLARGSGGRLRLIHVIDDQSFGFGMAAYGEYPGDWLTVLRDNGMDILEKGQATAKSAGVEVEIKLHDGLLGALDDIVQKEAAQWPADLIVLGTHGRRGVGRLMLGSDAERIVRSSNVPVLLVHGAKPEAGGAAVAAEVKALAGATASTVAALG from the coding sequence ATGTACCAACGAATCCTTGTCCCGGTGGACGGCAGTTCCACCTCAGACGCCGGCCTCGCCGAAGCCATCCGGCTAGCCCGCGGCAGTGGCGGCCGGCTGCGCCTCATCCACGTGATCGACGACCAGTCCTTCGGCTTCGGCATGGCCGCGTATGGCGAATACCCCGGCGACTGGCTGACAGTGCTGCGCGACAACGGCATGGACATCCTGGAAAAAGGCCAGGCAACGGCCAAATCAGCCGGCGTCGAAGTCGAGATCAAGCTGCACGACGGCCTGCTCGGAGCGCTGGACGACATCGTCCAGAAGGAGGCGGCACAGTGGCCGGCGGACCTGATCGTGCTCGGTACGCACGGACGCCGCGGCGTGGGTCGGCTCATGCTGGGCAGCGATGCGGAACGCATCGTGCGATCTTCGAACGTGCCGGTACTGCTGGTCCACGGCGCCAAACCGGAGGCCGGTGGCGCAGCGGTGGCCGCCGAAGTGAAGGCCTTGGCCGGCGCGACGGCCAGCACGGTGGCGGCGCTCGGATGA
- a CDS encoding ABC transporter permease, translated as MSRHGDPALLAWLRTVARLGVKELRSLWRDRLLLLLVLWAFSGGIYSAASSAPDTLRRAAVAVVDEDQSPLSQRITTALYPPSFKLPEQVSVQRMDAGLDRGLYTFVLQLPSGLQRDVLAGRAPAMQLNVDATQMTQAFVGAATIERIALGEIAEFVQRDRVAVPSAVELELRMRFNPTLEPRWFMGVMQLINEITMLSIILTGAALIREREHGTLEHILVLPVTPLQIMVSKVWAMGLVVLVAAALSLHFVVQGALHTPIAGATALFLAGCALHLFAMTAMGIYLGTVARSMPQLGLLIILVLLPLQLLSGGSTPRESMPEAVQFVMLGAPTTHFVSFAQAILYRGAGLSIVWPHFAAIALIGAVFFIAALRRLRLSVARQG; from the coding sequence ATGAGCCGGCATGGTGATCCAGCCCTGTTGGCCTGGCTGCGTACTGTGGCGCGGCTGGGCGTGAAGGAACTGCGCAGCCTGTGGCGCGACCGGCTGCTGCTGCTCCTGGTGCTGTGGGCGTTCTCCGGCGGCATCTACAGCGCGGCCAGCAGCGCGCCCGATACGCTGCGCCGTGCGGCCGTCGCCGTGGTGGACGAAGACCAGTCGCCGCTGTCGCAGCGCATCACCACGGCCTTGTATCCACCTTCTTTCAAGTTGCCGGAGCAGGTGTCGGTGCAGCGCATGGACGCCGGGCTCGACCGCGGGCTCTACACCTTCGTGCTGCAGTTGCCGAGCGGGCTGCAGCGCGACGTGCTGGCCGGCCGCGCGCCGGCCATGCAGCTCAACGTCGATGCCACCCAGATGACGCAAGCCTTCGTGGGCGCGGCCACGATCGAGCGCATCGCGCTGGGCGAGATCGCCGAGTTCGTGCAGCGCGATCGCGTCGCGGTGCCATCGGCGGTCGAGCTGGAACTCCGCATGCGTTTCAATCCGACCTTGGAGCCGCGCTGGTTCATGGGGGTGATGCAACTGATCAACGAAATCACCATGCTGTCCATCATCCTCACCGGCGCGGCGCTGATCCGCGAACGCGAACACGGCACGCTGGAGCACATCCTGGTGTTGCCGGTGACGCCGCTGCAGATCATGGTCTCCAAGGTCTGGGCGATGGGACTGGTGGTGCTGGTGGCGGCTGCGCTGTCGCTGCATTTCGTGGTCCAGGGGGCGCTGCACACACCGATCGCCGGCGCCACGGCGCTGTTCCTGGCCGGCTGCGCGCTGCACCTGTTCGCCATGACGGCCATGGGCATCTACCTCGGCACCGTGGCCCGCTCCATGCCGCAACTCGGGCTGCTGATCATCCTGGTGCTGCTGCCGCTGCAACTGCTGTCGGGTGGATCGACGCCACGCGAGAGCATGCCCGAGGCGGTGCAGTTCGTGATGCTGGGCGCGCCCACCACGCATTTCGTGAGCTTCGCGCAGGCCATCCTCTACCGTGGCGCGGGGCTGTCCATCGTCTGGCCGCATTTCGCCGCCATCGCACTGATCGGCGCGGTGTTCTTCATCGCGGCACTGCGCCGGCTGCGCCTGTCGGTGGCCAGGCAGGGCTGA
- a CDS encoding universal stress protein: MYQRILVPIDGSPTAQRGLREAIALARLTGGRLRLMHVIDQLSTARARNAYDGYAPDWLETVRRDGTKLLEDAAAQAQGEGIDTDTLLHDSFSPHLAEVVAEEADRWSADLIVLGTHGRRGVGRFLMGSGAESILRLAKVPVLLVRAVELAKVEAPEAPIKVSLPTGALAYE; the protein is encoded by the coding sequence ATGTACCAACGCATCCTGGTTCCCATCGACGGCAGTCCCACCGCCCAGCGCGGCTTGCGCGAAGCCATCGCGCTGGCCCGGCTCACCGGTGGCCGGCTGCGGCTGATGCATGTGATCGACCAGTTGTCCACCGCCCGTGCGCGCAATGCCTACGATGGCTATGCGCCGGACTGGCTGGAGACCGTGCGCCGCGACGGCACCAAGCTGCTCGAGGACGCTGCGGCCCAGGCCCAGGGCGAAGGCATCGACACCGACACACTGCTGCATGACAGCTTCTCGCCGCATCTGGCCGAGGTCGTGGCCGAAGAGGCCGACCGCTGGAGCGCCGACCTGATCGTGCTCGGCACCCACGGCCGCCGCGGTGTCGGTCGCTTCCTCATGGGCAGCGGTGCCGAAAGCATCCTGCGCCTGGCCAAGGTGCCGGTGCTGCTGGTGCGTGCGGTCGAACTGGCCAAGGTAGAGGCGCCGGAGGCACCGATCAAGGTCAGCCTGCCCACGGGCGCGCTGGCCTACGAATGA
- a CDS encoding trypsin-like peptidase domain-containing protein, whose protein sequence is MDRRGPHRSMGPPVVHRCVSAGIGVVCLALLQGTAAGQASPAAVSLQPPALCAGSGPPGPAGRSFREAARRTAPAVVVVSATGVLALAEGAGGADLVDPLFPFVPGERSAPEPSSEPMPEAKVPFRTQGSGFIVREDGLVLTSAHVVHGARLLTVTLADRRTFDARLVGVDRLTDVAVLRIEATGLPVVCTGDARLLEMGDPVLAIGSPFGLAQSATQGVVSAVDRWLPGDAAVPYIQTDAALNPGSSGGPLLGQDGTVVAINAQIFSGSGGYQGLGFSIPIDVALRSLGQILAKGRAEHAVFGAVLQDLDQHLAQAFGLAAPDGALVCEVGRGSAAALAGLLPGDVILAVDDGPVLTPGDLYRRLDAAAPGATWRLALWRDRARRELRVTLDMVVSAPESTAAAVDMRPGAFGLKLHALEPARGRALNLDHGLVVDAATGAAAAAGLVRGDVLLAVNGTPLRDERQLDAAADAGPGVVALLVLRHGGRGFVPVRLR, encoded by the coding sequence ATGGATCGGCGCGGACCGCACCGCAGCATGGGGCCACCCGTGGTGCATCGGTGCGTCTCGGCCGGGATCGGCGTCGTCTGCCTGGCGCTGCTGCAGGGCACCGCGGCCGGGCAGGCGTCGCCCGCTGCCGTATCGCTCCAGCCGCCCGCGCTCTGCGCTGGCTCCGGGCCACCTGGGCCCGCGGGCCGCAGCTTCCGCGAGGCCGCGCGGCGCACTGCGCCCGCGGTGGTGGTGGTCTCGGCGACCGGCGTGCTCGCGCTGGCCGAAGGCGCTGGCGGGGCGGATCTCGTCGATCCTTTGTTTCCTTTCGTTCCCGGGGAACGCAGCGCGCCGGAACCGTCATCCGAGCCAATGCCCGAGGCCAAGGTCCCGTTTCGCACGCAAGGCTCGGGCTTCATCGTCCGCGAGGACGGCCTCGTGTTGACCAGCGCCCATGTGGTGCACGGGGCGCGCCTGCTGACGGTGACCCTGGCCGACCGGCGGACCTTCGATGCCAGACTGGTCGGCGTGGACCGCCTCACCGACGTGGCCGTGCTGCGCATCGAGGCGACCGGCTTGCCGGTGGTGTGCACAGGCGATGCGCGGCTGCTCGAGATGGGCGATCCGGTGCTGGCCATAGGCTCGCCATTCGGACTGGCGCAGAGCGCCACCCAGGGCGTCGTCAGCGCGGTGGATCGCTGGTTACCGGGCGACGCGGCCGTGCCCTACATCCAGACCGACGCCGCGCTCAACCCTGGCAGTTCCGGCGGGCCCCTGCTGGGGCAGGACGGCACGGTGGTGGCCATCAACGCGCAGATCTTCTCCGGCTCGGGCGGGTACCAGGGACTGGGCTTCTCCATCCCGATCGACGTGGCCTTGCGCTCGCTGGGGCAGATCCTGGCCAAGGGCCGGGCCGAGCATGCCGTCTTCGGCGCGGTGCTGCAGGACCTCGACCAGCATCTGGCGCAAGCCTTCGGCCTTGCGGCGCCCGACGGTGCACTGGTCTGCGAGGTGGGGCGGGGCAGCGCGGCGGCGCTGGCGGGGCTGCTGCCCGGCGATGTGATCCTGGCCGTGGACGACGGGCCCGTCCTCACGCCGGGCGATCTCTACCGCCGGCTGGACGCGGCGGCGCCCGGCGCCACATGGCGGCTCGCGCTCTGGCGCGATCGGGCTCGGCGCGAGTTGCGTGTCACGCTGGACATGGTGGTCTCCGCACCGGAGTCCACGGCCGCCGCGGTGGACATGCGGCCTGGCGCGTTCGGCCTCAAGCTGCATGCGCTGGAGCCGGCACGGGGGCGGGCGCTGAACCTCGACCATGGCCTGGTGGTCGATGCCGCCACCGGCGCGGCGGCGGCGGCCGGGCTGGTCCGCGGCGACGTGCTCCTGGCGGTCAACGGCACGCCGCTGCGCGACGAGCGGCAACTCGATGCCGCCGCCGATGCCGGTCCCGGGGTGGTGGCGCTGCTGGTGTTGCGCCACGGCGGGCGCGGCTTCGTACCGGTGCGGCTGCGCTGA
- a CDS encoding Hsp20/alpha crystallin family protein — protein MNALTRFDRFDDLFPDMFRRLARSTGLRDDVPGDIRLDVTENDKDFQVRAEIPGAKKEDIRVTADGNYITISAEVRQDREEKSGGRVLLKESYVGSVSRGFSLAQEVDTQAAVARLEDGVLKLTLPKREGGGSRAIAIQ, from the coding sequence ATGAATGCATTGACCCGTTTCGATCGCTTCGACGATCTTTTCCCCGACATGTTCCGACGGCTGGCCCGGTCCACCGGCCTGCGTGACGACGTGCCCGGCGACATCCGCCTGGACGTGACCGAGAACGACAAGGACTTCCAGGTGCGGGCCGAGATTCCGGGGGCGAAGAAGGAGGACATCCGCGTGACGGCGGACGGCAACTACATCACCATCTCGGCCGAAGTGCGCCAGGACCGTGAAGAGAAGTCCGGCGGCCGCGTGCTGCTGAAGGAGAGTTATGTGGGCAGCGTTTCGCGTGGGTTCTCGCTGGCCCAGGAGGTCGACACCCAGGCGGCCGTGGCCCGGCTCGAAGACGGCGTGCTCAAGCTCACGTTGCCCAAGCGCGAAGGGGGTGGCAGCCGCGCGATCGCGATCCAGTGA
- a CDS encoding universal stress protein, translated as MYKKILVPLDGSDTAERGLLEAMRMASELKATLVLLHVIDDFPMLVEMASVQAYEETMAHLRSVGQRLLDGAQKSAEESDVAAETRLREITRERVGQAIVEEAGAAGCDLIVMGTHGRRGFNRVMMGSDAEFVARASTVPVLLVRSVSGT; from the coding sequence ATGTACAAGAAAATCCTGGTTCCGCTCGATGGCAGCGACACGGCCGAGCGCGGGCTTCTCGAGGCCATGCGCATGGCGTCCGAGTTGAAGGCCACGCTGGTGCTGCTGCATGTGATCGACGACTTTCCCATGCTGGTGGAGATGGCCAGCGTGCAGGCCTATGAGGAAACCATGGCGCACCTGCGCTCGGTCGGGCAGCGGCTGCTCGACGGTGCGCAGAAGTCCGCCGAGGAATCCGATGTCGCCGCCGAGACCCGGCTGCGCGAGATCACGCGCGAACGGGTCGGCCAGGCGATCGTCGAGGAGGCGGGTGCGGCCGGCTGCGACCTGATCGTCATGGGCACGCACGGCCGGCGCGGTTTCAACCGGGTCATGATGGGCAGCGATGCCGAATTCGTCGCACGCGCCAGCACGGTGCCGGTGCTGCTCGTGCGCTCGGTCTCGGGCACCTGA
- a CDS encoding dienelactone hydrolase family protein: MASIASSPVLPVRLAPGSRAGLAQAAFAGRCRKGASCTEPLRGLRVHIGPNGVEGELCLPPLARGLVIFAPGSGGSGHNACHLCVTKSLHGQGLGALLVDLLTPREAHDRTKVFDIDLLSDRLTEAIEWTRSEAGVRDLPIGLFGAEIGGAAVLAAAAANRDRIFGVVTHGGRPDMVMPMLRAVRTPTLLIASDADPLVLALNRLALDMLKSNGQIAVIASADLPADGAAANEQIAQLAAEWFAARLATAPQAQPQARQHA; encoded by the coding sequence ATGGCTTCAATCGCATCGTCGCCAGTTCTGCCGGTCAGGCTCGCGCCCGGCAGCCGCGCCGGTCTGGCGCAGGCTGCCTTTGCGGGTCGCTGCCGCAAGGGCGCGTCCTGCACCGAACCCCTTCGGGGCTTGCGCGTGCACATCGGCCCCAATGGCGTGGAAGGCGAGCTCTGTCTGCCGCCGCTGGCCCGCGGACTCGTCATCTTCGCGCCGGGCAGCGGCGGCAGTGGTCACAACGCCTGCCATCTGTGCGTGACCAAATCTCTGCACGGCCAGGGTCTGGGCGCACTGCTGGTGGATCTGCTGACGCCGCGGGAAGCCCACGACCGCACCAAGGTGTTCGACATCGACCTGCTGAGCGATCGTCTCACCGAGGCCATCGAATGGACCCGCAGCGAAGCCGGCGTGCGCGACCTGCCGATCGGGCTCTTCGGCGCGGAAATCGGCGGTGCCGCGGTGCTGGCCGCCGCGGCCGCGAACCGCGACCGCATCTTCGGCGTGGTGACCCACGGCGGCCGCCCCGACATGGTGATGCCGATGCTGCGGGCCGTGCGCACGCCCACCCTGCTCATCGCCAGCGATGCCGACCCGCTGGTGCTCGCGCTGAACCGCCTGGCACTGGACATGCTCAAGTCCAACGGCCAGATCGCGGTGATCGCCTCTGCCGACCTGCCCGCCGACGGAGCCGCCGCGAACGAGCAGATCGCACAACTGGCCGCCGAGTGGTTCGCCGCACGCCTGGCGACCGCGCCGCAGGCGCAGCCACAGGCCCGGCAGCACGCATGA
- the rbbA gene encoding ribosome-associated ATPase/putative transporter RbbA produces the protein MSVGAVNRAAGVAARLVQVGHRYADRVALDDVTLELAEGAMLGLIGPDGVGKSTLLALLAGARQMQAGRIEVLGGDMASGRFRERVCPRIAYMPQGLGRNLYANLSVRENIAFFARLFGHSQREGARRSAELLAATGLAPFADRLAGQLSGGMKQKLGLCCALIHDPDLLILDEPTTGIDPLSRRQFWELIGRMRSARQRGSAVPMTVLVATSIMDEAEGFEHIVAMHAGRILGQGSPAELMARTGTPTLDAAFIALLPQAERGPPADAAAAPRDLADAPVAIEASGLTCRFGDFVAVDDVSFSIRRGEIFGFLGSNGCGKTTTMKMLTGLLPANAGSASLFGKPIDARDLETRRQVGYMSQGFSLYAELTVRQNLRLHAQLFGMPPDRVEARIAEMLERFDLLNVADAWPEGLPLGHRQRLQLAVAVVHAPRLLILDEPTSGVDPVARDRFWRLILELARTDGVTIFISTYFMNEAQRCDRISLMHAGRVLASDTPAALVARFGARTLEEAFVACLLAAQAAPGPNAAAPLSQAAATPVAAAAPEGRPGPFGLRLQRLFAYAWREQLELRRDPIRLVMALLGTLLLMLIMGYGISLDVKDLRFAVLDHDRTPASRAYVQEFSGSPYFKVQPAILDGADMERRMRSGELTVAIEIPSGFGRDVLRATPTAVGVWIDGAMPMRAENVSAYVQALHAGYLAQAAAQRGRADAALASVALRYRYNPNMRSLDAMVPAVIPILLIFVPAMLTALGVVREKELGSIVNLYVTPVTRLEFLLGKQLPYVAAGLVNFALMATMAVWVFGVPFKGSLLTLAAAAVAYLFAATGLGLLMSVFMRSQIAAIFGTALATMLPAIQFSGILTPVSSLEGLGAWIGRVYPTGPFLTISRGVFSKALGFADLRNEFMPLLAAAALLLSLSVALLRRQAP, from the coding sequence GTGTCCGTCGGCGCCGTGAACCGCGCGGCCGGTGTCGCGGCGCGACTCGTGCAGGTGGGGCACCGCTACGCAGACCGTGTGGCGCTGGACGATGTCACGCTCGAACTCGCCGAGGGTGCGATGCTGGGGCTGATCGGCCCGGACGGCGTCGGCAAGTCCACCCTGCTGGCGCTGCTGGCCGGCGCCAGGCAGATGCAGGCCGGGCGCATCGAGGTGTTGGGCGGCGACATGGCCAGCGGACGGTTCCGGGAGCGCGTGTGCCCGCGCATCGCCTACATGCCGCAAGGCTTGGGCCGCAACCTCTATGCCAACCTGTCGGTGCGGGAGAACATCGCATTCTTCGCCCGGCTGTTCGGCCACAGCCAGCGCGAAGGCGCGCGGCGCAGCGCCGAACTGCTGGCCGCCACCGGCCTTGCGCCTTTCGCCGACCGGCTCGCCGGCCAGCTTTCGGGCGGCATGAAACAGAAGCTGGGGCTGTGCTGCGCCCTGATCCACGACCCCGATCTGCTGATCCTGGACGAGCCGACCACCGGGATCGATCCGCTTTCGCGCCGGCAGTTCTGGGAGCTGATCGGCCGGATGCGCTCCGCGCGGCAGCGCGGGTCGGCGGTGCCGATGACGGTGCTGGTCGCCACCTCGATCATGGACGAGGCCGAGGGCTTCGAGCACATCGTGGCCATGCACGCCGGCCGGATCCTGGGGCAGGGCAGCCCGGCCGAGCTGATGGCGCGCACCGGCACGCCCACGCTGGACGCGGCCTTCATCGCCCTGCTGCCGCAGGCCGAGCGGGGGCCGCCGGCCGACGCGGCGGCGGCGCCGCGCGATCTGGCCGATGCGCCGGTGGCCATCGAGGCGAGCGGCCTGACCTGCCGCTTCGGGGATTTCGTCGCCGTGGACGACGTGAGTTTCAGCATCCGCCGCGGCGAGATCTTCGGCTTCCTCGGCTCGAACGGCTGCGGCAAGACGACCACGATGAAGATGCTCACCGGCCTGCTGCCGGCCAACGCCGGCAGCGCCAGCCTGTTCGGCAAGCCCATCGATGCACGCGACCTGGAAACGCGGCGCCAGGTGGGCTACATGTCGCAAGGCTTCTCGCTGTATGCCGAGCTCACCGTGCGCCAGAACCTGCGGCTGCACGCGCAACTCTTCGGCATGCCGCCGGACCGGGTGGAGGCCCGCATCGCCGAGATGCTGGAGCGCTTCGACCTGCTGAACGTGGCCGATGCCTGGCCCGAGGGCCTGCCGCTCGGCCACCGCCAGCGCCTGCAGCTTGCCGTGGCGGTGGTGCATGCGCCGCGCCTGTTGATCCTGGACGAGCCGACATCGGGCGTGGACCCGGTGGCGCGCGATCGCTTCTGGCGGCTGATCCTCGAGCTGGCGCGCACCGATGGTGTGACGATCTTCATCTCGACGTATTTCATGAACGAGGCCCAGCGCTGCGACCGCATCTCGCTGATGCACGCGGGCCGGGTGCTGGCCAGCGACACCCCGGCCGCGCTGGTCGCGCGCTTCGGCGCGCGCACACTGGAGGAGGCCTTCGTCGCCTGCCTGCTGGCCGCGCAGGCGGCGCCCGGCCCGAACGCCGCCGCACCCCTGTCGCAGGCCGCCGCAACCCCGGTGGCAGCGGCTGCGCCGGAGGGACGGCCCGGCCCTTTCGGGCTGCGCCTGCAGCGGCTGTTCGCCTATGCGTGGCGCGAGCAGCTCGAACTGCGCCGCGACCCGATCCGCCTGGTCATGGCCCTGCTCGGCACGTTGTTGCTGATGCTGATCATGGGCTACGGCATCAGCCTGGACGTGAAGGACCTGCGCTTCGCGGTGCTGGACCATGACCGCACACCGGCCAGCCGCGCCTACGTGCAGGAGTTCTCGGGCTCGCCGTACTTCAAGGTGCAGCCGGCCATTCTGGATGGCGCGGACATGGAGCGGCGTATGCGCAGCGGCGAGCTGACGGTGGCCATCGAGATCCCGAGCGGCTTCGGCCGCGACGTGTTGCGCGCCACGCCGACCGCTGTCGGCGTGTGGATCGACGGCGCGATGCCGATGCGCGCGGAGAACGTGTCGGCCTATGTGCAGGCGCTGCACGCGGGTTACCTCGCGCAGGCGGCGGCACAGCGCGGACGGGCCGACGCGGCGCTGGCCTCGGTGGCCTTGCGCTACCGCTACAACCCCAACATGCGCAGCCTGGATGCGATGGTGCCGGCGGTGATCCCGATTCTGCTGATCTTCGTGCCAGCGATGCTCACCGCGCTGGGCGTGGTGCGCGAGAAGGAACTGGGCTCCATCGTCAACCTCTACGTGACGCCGGTGACGAGGCTCGAGTTCCTGCTCGGCAAGCAACTGCCCTACGTGGCCGCCGGCCTGGTCAATTTCGCGCTGATGGCGACGATGGCGGTGTGGGTCTTTGGCGTGCCGTTCAAGGGCAGCCTGCTCACGTTGGCCGCGGCGGCCGTGGCCTATCTGTTCGCCGCCACGGGGCTGGGCCTGCTGATGTCGGTGTTCATGCGCAGCCAGATTGCGGCGATCTTCGGTACGGCGCTGGCGACCATGCTGCCGGCGATCCAGTTCTCCGGCATCCTGACGCCGGTGTCATCGCTCGAAGGCCTCGGTGCCTGGATCGGGCGCGTCTATCCCACCGGACCGTTCCTCACGATCAGCCGCGGCGTGTTTTCCAAGGCGCTGGGTTTCGCGGACCTGCGCAACGAGTTCATGCCGCTGCTGGCGGCGGCCGCCCTGCTGCTGTCGTTGAGCGTGGCGCTTCTGCGTCGGCAGGCGCCATGA
- a CDS encoding HlyD family secretion protein, with protein MPPRLRRAAAWGLPIAAVLLAAGVWWRLAPEPSLAGVVGGNGRLEAVEIDIAAKTAGRLKTVRVHEGDMVSAGQVVAELATETLDAELARARAQVAQAVHARQTAEAQVALRLQAEQTALATVAQRQSQLALAERDMQRTRELVDQQFLAPQKLDEARAQNDGARAVLAAALSQVAEARQAIAAARAQAVEAEASIDAARAGVLSLQASLDDSVLRAPRNARVQVRAAEEGEIVAAGTRILSLVDLSDVTMNFFLPEVAAGRTPIGAEVRIVLDAAPQWAIPARVSFIASVAQFTPKTVETLDERNKMVFRVRARIDPALLARYGAQVKTGLPGMAYVRTDPALPWPARLQTSLPAAPAEGASP; from the coding sequence GTGCCACCGCGACTTCGCAGGGCGGCCGCCTGGGGGCTGCCGATCGCTGCCGTGCTGCTGGCCGCCGGCGTGTGGTGGCGCCTGGCGCCCGAGCCTTCGCTGGCCGGTGTGGTCGGCGGCAACGGACGGCTGGAGGCGGTGGAGATCGACATCGCGGCCAAGACCGCCGGACGGCTGAAGACGGTGCGGGTGCACGAGGGCGACATGGTCTCGGCCGGCCAGGTGGTGGCCGAACTCGCCACCGAAACCCTCGACGCGGAGCTGGCGCGCGCACGTGCCCAGGTCGCGCAGGCGGTTCATGCGCGCCAGACGGCCGAGGCGCAAGTGGCGCTGCGACTGCAGGCCGAGCAGACGGCGCTGGCCACGGTGGCCCAGCGCCAGAGCCAGCTGGCCCTGGCCGAGCGCGACATGCAGCGCACGCGGGAACTGGTCGACCAGCAATTCCTCGCGCCGCAGAAGCTCGACGAGGCGCGCGCGCAGAACGACGGCGCGCGCGCCGTGCTGGCTGCGGCGCTGTCGCAGGTTGCCGAAGCCAGGCAGGCCATCGCCGCCGCGCGCGCCCAGGCGGTGGAGGCGGAGGCCTCGATCGACGCGGCACGCGCTGGTGTGCTGAGCCTGCAGGCCAGCCTGGACGACAGTGTGCTGCGCGCACCGCGCAACGCGCGGGTCCAGGTGCGCGCCGCCGAGGAAGGGGAGATCGTGGCCGCCGGCACGCGCATCCTCTCGCTGGTGGACCTGAGCGACGTGACCATGAATTTCTTCCTGCCCGAAGTGGCCGCCGGCCGCACGCCGATCGGCGCCGAGGTGCGCATCGTGCTGGATGCGGCGCCGCAATGGGCGATACCGGCGCGGGTGTCGTTCATCGCCAGCGTCGCCCAGTTCACGCCCAAGACCGTGGAAACGCTGGACGAACGCAACAAGATGGTGTTCCGGGTGCGGGCCCGCATCGACCCGGCGCTGCTGGCGCGCTATGGCGCGCAGGTGAAGACCGGCCTGCCCGGCATGGCCTATGTCCGCACCGACCCGGCGCTGCCGTGGCCGGCGCGCTTGCAGACCTCGCTGCCCGCCGCGCCGGCGGAGGGCGCATCGCCATGA
- a CDS encoding AAA family ATPase: protein MDASNSDIGPDPSLALALQQRLGEETGQRVELIETPISWVLLTERLVYKLKKPVRRPFLDFSTAALRKHFCEEELRLNRRLAPSLYLGVLPVRGTVAAPRLGGGGPEIDHVVAMRRFAKGALFSELLAAGGLEPAHVDALARRIADFHRDAQLVPLPAGAQADAADPVLDILRQLEEGAYPGETGALRAWVHEQAALLRDTWNFRLRSGLVRECHGDLHLGNVALVDGMPTAFDRLEFNESLRWTDVMSDVAFLTMDLKSRGRNDLAFRFLDVYLQHTGDYAGVAVLRFFEVYRALVRTLVEVGNDGPRRGALPSQAEAYFGLAVRLTRPDRAAARILITHGVSGSGKSSVAARLVEQQGAVRVRSDVERKRLFGLDPLQRSSGQPFDIYTEDATRQTFERMAEAARVAVRSGYPVIVDAAFLRHAQRHLFRELADELGVPFSILHCHADPVLLRARLHAREQAGDDPSEADDAVVERQRTFREPLRDEELPLVIDVCTDAPVDAKVLHARCLAVA from the coding sequence ATGGACGCCTCGAACTCTGATATCGGCCCCGACCCATCGCTGGCGCTGGCCTTGCAGCAACGCCTGGGGGAGGAGACCGGCCAGCGGGTGGAACTGATCGAAACGCCGATTTCCTGGGTGCTGCTGACGGAGCGGCTGGTCTACAAGCTGAAGAAGCCTGTGCGACGGCCGTTCCTGGATTTCAGCACTGCGGCGCTGCGCAAGCACTTCTGCGAGGAGGAACTGCGCCTGAACCGGCGGCTGGCGCCATCGCTGTACCTGGGCGTGCTCCCCGTTCGCGGGACGGTGGCCGCGCCGCGGCTGGGCGGCGGCGGCCCGGAAATCGACCATGTCGTGGCCATGCGCCGCTTTGCCAAAGGGGCACTCTTCAGTGAGCTGCTGGCGGCCGGTGGGCTCGAGCCGGCGCACGTGGACGCGCTGGCGCGCCGTATCGCCGACTTCCACCGCGACGCGCAGCTCGTGCCGTTGCCCGCGGGCGCGCAGGCCGATGCCGCCGACCCGGTGCTCGACATCCTTCGGCAGCTCGAGGAAGGCGCCTACCCCGGCGAGACCGGCGCGCTGCGGGCGTGGGTGCACGAGCAGGCCGCGCTGCTGCGCGACACCTGGAATTTCAGGCTGCGCAGCGGGCTGGTGCGCGAGTGCCATGGCGACCTGCACCTGGGCAACGTCGCGTTGGTGGATGGCATGCCCACCGCCTTCGACCGGCTCGAATTCAACGAATCGCTGCGTTGGACCGATGTCATGAGCGATGTCGCCTTCCTGACCATGGACCTCAAATCGCGCGGCCGCAACGACCTGGCCTTCCGTTTCCTGGACGTCTACCTGCAGCACACCGGCGACTATGCGGGCGTGGCCGTGCTGCGCTTCTTCGAGGTCTACCGGGCGCTGGTGCGAACCCTGGTGGAAGTCGGGAATGACGGGCCACGGCGCGGCGCCCTGCCCAGCCAGGCCGAGGCGTATTTCGGCCTGGCCGTGCGCCTGACGCGGCCCGACCGGGCTGCGGCCCGCATCCTCATCACGCACGGCGTCTCGGGTTCTGGCAAGTCCAGCGTCGCAGCGCGGCTGGTGGAGCAGCAGGGCGCGGTACGGGTGCGTTCCGATGTGGAACGCAAGCGCCTGTTCGGGCTCGATCCGCTGCAGCGGTCCAGCGGCCAACCGTTCGACATCTACACGGAAGACGCGACGCGGCAGACCTTCGAGCGCATGGCGGAGGCGGCGCGCGTGGCGGTGCGCTCGGGCTATCCGGTCATCGTGGACGCGGCTTTCCTTCGTCATGCGCAGCGCCATCTCTTTCGCGAGCTGGCCGACGAACTCGGCGTGCCATTTTCGATCCTGCACTGCCATGCGGACCCGGTGTTGTTGCGCGCGCGGCTGCATGCGCGCGAGCAGGCCGGGGACGATCCTTCCGAGGCGGACGATGCCGTCGTCGAGCGCCAGCGCACGTTTCGCGAGCCGCTGCGCGACGAAGAATTGCCACTGGTGATCGATGTCTGCACCGATGCGCCGGTGGACGCCAAGGTGCTGCACGCGCGGTGCCTGGCGGTGGCGTGA